The nucleotide window TCACCCACGACCCACACTAATTCGTTGCGGGGCTTCACCAAATGGCAGAGCTCCTGGATCATTTCCGACTCGAAACCGAGGATCTGGTAGCGGTCCCGGCGCAATTCCTCCTTCTCTATGACAGCCAGCAAGTGACGTGCTTCCGCGGTTCCAGCCTTGAGCACCCAGATCTCGGCCTCCGGAACCTTCACCGCGAGCTTGTTCAGCTTACTCACCCCACATTCCCCACATTCCACCCAAAGGACCGGCTGCAGGGTGTAGTCTAGCTGCACCAGGTCCGGTTCGAACGGGATGTTATCGTTCATCACATCCCCCTCGATCTCGAGTCGGTCCCGATAAAACAAAACGAAGCCGAGCAACTTCAGCACGACGTGACGGATGCTCTCGTTTTCTTTGAGACCGATGATGAGCT belongs to Verrucomicrobiales bacterium and includes:
- a CDS encoding YaeQ family protein codes for the protein MSTKFIFDLKSEDRRRDLPRKLIIGLKENESIRHVVLKLLGFVLFYRDRLEIEGDVMNDNIPFEPDLVQLDYTLQPVLWVECGECGVSKLNKLAVKVPEAEIWVLKAGTAEARHLLAVIEKEELRRDRYQILGFESEMIQELCHLVKPRNELVWVVGDFDPPALQFDFNGLWFDSSFLLLKH